A portion of the Hydractinia symbiolongicarpus strain clone_291-10 chromosome 10, HSymV2.1, whole genome shotgun sequence genome contains these proteins:
- the LOC130613104 gene encoding uncharacterized protein LOC130613104, which translates to MAIRLIVTIGVLRIIYIKGGIYTPDDSSPDGVITKYLKGKTEVSCLLQCERDEQCDKTMFKMKNKQSRSGECWFVKEVSNGTKDEVKKLKQDILIKSFKKLPFCGKTPCFYGRCVKTDDSKRYKCQCKENWTLLKQNVCFGARANQFGRFKVQQDAVMTGIKLHHVGGVGVTCYTAGAAPTKWGCLSEGSGYVCVIISVERNILYPSMKYHISNGYYAVPGYNANSPYLIFNASYHKVHKGQELRLYYGEDFHDFTVNNNGGESCADIFATFCDA; encoded by the exons ATGGCTATAAGATTGATCGTAACAATTGGTGTACTtcgaataatatatataaagggTGGTATATATACTCCAGATGATTCATCACCTGATGGtgttatcacaaaatatttaaagggGAAAACTGAAGTAAGCTGTCTGTTGCAGTGTGAAAGGGATGAACAATGTGATAAAACCATGTTTAAAATGAAGAATAAACAGAGTAGAAGCGGAGAGTGCTGGTTTGTTAAGGAAGTATCCAATGGTACCAAAGATGAAgtcaaaaaattgaaacagGATATATTAATTAAGAGTTTTAAAAAG ctaCCTTTTTGTGGTAAGACTCCGTGTTTTTATGGAAGATGCGTAAAAACGGACGATTCTAAACGATACAAGTGCCAATGCAaag aaAATTGGACGCtattaaaacaaaatgtttgcttTGGAGCACGTGCAAACCAATTTGGAAGATTCAAAGTACAACAAGATGCAGTTATGACAGGTATAAAACTGCACCATGTAGGTGGTGTTGGCGTGACCTGCTACACTGCTGGTGCAGCACCCACAAAATGGGGATGTCTGTCTGAGGGATCAGGATATGTTTGTGTGATCATTTCAGTTGAACGAAACATACTTTACCCGTCTATGAAATATCATATCTCAAACGGTTACTATGCCGTCCCAGGATACAACGCAAACTCcccttatttaatttttaatgcatCATATCACAAGGTTCATAAAGGACAGGAGTTGAGATTGTACTACGGTGAAGATTTTCATGATTTTACTGTTAACAACAACGGTGGAGAATCTTGCGCTGATATATTTGCAACGTTCTGCGATGCATAG
- the LOC130613107 gene encoding 39S ribosomal protein L55, mitochondrial-like, with protein sequence MLFLALIYIRMNSQLTKTMKLITQTCSCSIRRNVSKLSLYRPKKEKYPLQYKVRVVNQDGSSYITRYHLPVGVIRLPLDPNTLTEEEKKARLRRIRSEKKIDVQEYKEDVKFDRKAMMKLMKKKKT encoded by the exons atgttgtttttagcCTTAATATATATTAGAATGAACTCCCAATTGACAAAAACCATGAAGCTAATTACACAG ACATGCTCTTGTTCCATCAGAAGAAATGTCAGTAAACTGAG CTTGTATCGACCCAAAAAGGAAAAGTACCCTCTCCAATACAAAGTACGTGTTGTAAATCAGGATGGTTCATCGTATATCACAAGATATCACTTGCCAGTTGGAGTTATTCGGTTACCCCTTGATCCTAACACATTAAccgaagaagaaaagaaagcaaGATTAAGACGAATTCGAAGTGAAAAGAAAATAGATGTGCAGGAGTATAAAGAAGATGTTAAGTTTGATAGAAAAGCGATGATGAAACttatgaagaagaaaaaaacatga